The following are from one region of the Salvia hispanica cultivar TCC Black 2014 chromosome 1, UniMelb_Shisp_WGS_1.0, whole genome shotgun sequence genome:
- the LOC125203275 gene encoding uncharacterized protein At5g48480-like: MAQEAQAVSGAENGAKASPVVFTAAKPWLVVEAPKANDAVQFYKAAFGAEELSRVNDPKRKAELELPLIRSAELKIGSSVFVVSDLTDDSSSPVKSAVSGLVFCLETESVEAAVAKAVAAGAVSEDELTEGEGACCGGVVGKVKDPYGNLWLICSPAKKCGDVAA; the protein is encoded by the exons ATGGCGCAGGAGGCACAAGCAGTTTCCGGAGCAGAGAACGGTGCCAAGGCCTCTCCGGTGGTGTTTACGGCGGCGAAACCGTGGCTGGTGGTGGAGGCTCCGAAGGCAAACGACGCCGTGCAGTTCTACAAGGCGGCGTTCGGAGCTGAGGAGTTAAGCCGTGTGAATGATCCGAAGAGGAAGGCGGAGCTGGAGCTTCCTCTCATTCGCTCTGCTGAGCTGAAGATCGGATCCTCTGTTTTCGTTGTTTCCGACCTTACCGACGACTCTTCCTCTCC CGTGAAGTCTGCTGTGAGCGGTCTCGTTTTCTGCTTGGAGACCGAATCCGTGGAAGCTGCCGTGGCAAAGGCGGTGGCCGCCGGTGCTGTTTCCGAAGACGAATTGACCGAGGGTGAAGGTGCTTGCTGCGGCGGGGTGGTGGGCAAGGTGAAGGACCCATATGGCAATCTCTGGCTAATCTGCTCGCCTGCAAAGAAATGCGGCGACGTGGCTGCTTAG